A single Leptolyngbya sp. FACHB-261 DNA region contains:
- a CDS encoding Fur family transcriptional regulator: protein MVKPIESLDDALARCQHLGMRLSRQRRYILELLWQAQEHLSAREIYDRLNQTGKGIGHTSVYQNLEALSSQGIIECIERAEGRLYGNVSDPHSHVNCVDTNQILDVVVQLPEDLLREVERRTGTVITDYRIEFFARRQPAAAQTGSADADDFR, encoded by the coding sequence ATGGTGAAACCAATTGAATCCCTTGATGATGCCCTAGCCCGGTGTCAGCACTTAGGGATGCGCCTGAGCCGTCAACGTCGTTACATCTTAGAGTTGCTTTGGCAGGCCCAGGAACATCTCTCTGCACGGGAGATCTACGACCGCTTGAATCAGACCGGGAAAGGTATCGGTCACACCTCGGTCTACCAAAATCTAGAGGCCCTTTCCAGCCAGGGCATCATCGAGTGCATTGAGCGAGCTGAGGGGCGACTTTACGGAAACGTCAGCGATCCTCACAGCCATGTCAATTGCGTTGACACCAACCAGATTTTAGATGTGGTTGTACAACTGCCTGAGGACCTGCTACGCGAGGTGGAACGGCGGACCGGTACAGTCATCACGGACTACCGAATTGAATTTTTCGCACGCCGCCAACCTGCCGCTGCTCAAACTGGTTCAGCAGATGCTGATGATTTCCGTTAG
- a CDS encoding MnmC family methyltransferase — MANPADQLTLQPTGDGSFTFYSQQFQEAFHSLKGAKQEAEAKFVGPAKLAERAREASCLRLLDICYGLGYNSAAALETIWQANPTCQVELWGLEFNSQVPIQAAAQRLLRLWSPGVAAPLEQLAQQGYLATPCLRAELLLGDARRTLQGLQAQKNFTADVVFLDPFSPPHCPQLWTVEFLSLVASTLKPTACLVTYSCAAAVRTALSLVGLQFGSTVPVGRRTPGTIAAWSALGLPLSPQEQEHLQTRAAVPYRDPALNDPAEAIHQRRQQEQQDSNLEPTSHWKRRWQA; from the coding sequence GTGGCTAATCCTGCGGATCAGCTAACGCTACAGCCAACCGGCGACGGCTCCTTCACGTTCTATTCCCAACAATTCCAAGAGGCATTTCATAGCCTGAAAGGAGCCAAACAGGAGGCAGAGGCTAAGTTTGTTGGTCCTGCGAAACTGGCTGAACGGGCAAGAGAAGCCTCCTGCCTGCGCCTTTTAGATATTTGTTACGGTCTGGGCTACAACAGTGCAGCTGCTTTAGAAACCATTTGGCAGGCTAATCCAACCTGCCAGGTCGAGCTATGGGGATTAGAGTTCAATTCCCAGGTGCCAATTCAGGCTGCGGCACAACGCTTACTGCGCCTGTGGTCACCAGGAGTTGCAGCCCCTTTGGAGCAGCTAGCTCAACAGGGATACCTGGCGACCCCTTGCCTGCGCGCTGAATTGCTGCTAGGAGATGCTAGACGAACCTTGCAGGGCTTGCAGGCACAGAAAAACTTCACGGCAGATGTCGTTTTTCTGGATCCCTTCTCGCCGCCTCACTGCCCTCAGCTCTGGACGGTAGAGTTTTTAAGCTTAGTCGCCTCAACCTTAAAGCCAACAGCTTGTTTGGTGACCTACTCTTGCGCTGCTGCCGTTCGTACGGCCTTGAGCTTAGTGGGCCTGCAATTCGGTAGTACGGTGCCAGTTGGGCGTCGCACACCAGGAACAATTGCAGCTTGGTCTGCATTGGGGTTGCCACTCTCGCCGCAGGAACAAGAGCATCTTCAAACCCGAGCTGCGGTTCCCTACAGAGATCCAGCCCTAAATGATCCCGCTGAAGCCATCCACCAGCGCCGACAGCAGGAGCAACAGGATAGCAACCTGGAACCGACCTCTCACTGGAAACGGCGCTGGCAGGCTTAG
- a CDS encoding NADP-dependent isocitrate dehydrogenase, which produces MYERITPPATGSQIVFKNGEPIVPDNPIIPFIRGDGTGIDLWPASQQVFDAAVKAAYGGKRQITWFKVYAGDEACELYGTYQYLPQDTLSAIKEFGVAIKGPLTTPIGGGIRSLNVALRQIHDLYACVRPCKYYPGTPSPHKSPEKLDVIIYRENTEDIYLGIEWRQGSEIGDKLIQLLNTELIPATPEHGNKQIPLDSGIGIKPISKTGSQRLVRQAIKHALLLPKAKQMVTLVHKGNIMKYTEGAFRDWGYELATSEFRDVCVTERESWILSNQERNPNLTSAENARLLEPGYDALTAEKQEKFCQEVDSVLQAIWDSHGQGQWKDKIMVNDRIADSIFQQLQTRPDEYSILATMNLNGDYLSDAAAAIVGGLGMGPGANIGDTCAIFEATHGTAPKHAGLDRVNPGSLILSGVMMFEYLGWQEAADLIKKGLGAAISNREVTYDLARLMEPAVEPPLKCSEFAQAIIQHFDD; this is translated from the coding sequence ATGTACGAACGGATTACTCCCCCAGCCACTGGCTCGCAAATCGTCTTCAAAAACGGTGAGCCCATCGTTCCAGATAACCCGATTATTCCCTTTATCCGAGGTGACGGTACTGGCATTGACCTCTGGCCTGCCTCGCAGCAAGTATTTGACGCAGCGGTCAAAGCGGCTTATGGCGGCAAGCGACAGATTACTTGGTTCAAGGTTTATGCAGGTGATGAAGCCTGCGAGCTATACGGCACCTATCAATACCTGCCGCAAGACACGCTGAGTGCGATCAAAGAGTTTGGTGTTGCGATCAAAGGTCCACTCACAACCCCTATTGGTGGGGGCATTCGCTCTCTCAATGTGGCCCTGCGCCAGATCCACGACCTCTATGCCTGCGTGCGCCCCTGCAAGTACTACCCCGGCACCCCTTCTCCCCACAAAAGCCCTGAGAAGCTGGATGTCATCATCTATCGGGAGAACACTGAGGACATCTATTTAGGGATCGAGTGGCGTCAAGGTAGCGAAATCGGGGACAAGCTGATTCAGCTCCTGAACACGGAACTTATTCCAGCCACACCGGAGCACGGTAACAAGCAAATCCCTCTAGACTCTGGGATTGGCATTAAGCCAATCAGCAAGACCGGCTCCCAGCGCTTGGTGCGTCAGGCGATTAAGCATGCACTTCTGTTGCCTAAGGCGAAGCAGATGGTCACCCTGGTCCACAAGGGCAACATCATGAAGTACACCGAGGGAGCTTTCCGAGATTGGGGCTATGAATTAGCAACCAGTGAGTTCCGGGACGTCTGTGTCACCGAGCGGGAGTCTTGGATCTTAAGCAATCAGGAGCGCAACCCCAACCTCACCTCAGCAGAAAATGCTCGTCTTTTAGAACCAGGCTACGATGCCCTCACGGCTGAAAAGCAAGAGAAGTTCTGCCAAGAGGTCGACAGTGTGCTTCAAGCTATCTGGGACAGCCATGGTCAGGGCCAGTGGAAAGACAAAATCATGGTCAACGACCGGATCGCAGACAGCATTTTCCAACAACTGCAGACTCGGCCGGATGAGTACTCAATCCTGGCGACCATGAACCTCAATGGCGACTATCTGTCTGATGCCGCCGCTGCTATCGTCGGGGGCTTAGGCATGGGACCTGGCGCTAATATCGGCGATACCTGTGCCATTTTCGAAGCAACTCATGGCACTGCACCCAAGCATGCTGGGCTCGATCGAGTAAACCCAGGCTCTTTAATTCTCTCCGGCGTGATGATGTTCGAGTATTTAGGCTGGCAGGAAGCAGCAGACTTGATTAAGAAGGGCTTGGGAGCAGCGATCTCAAATCGAGAAGTGACCTACGATTTGGCACGCTTGATGGAACCGGCAGTTGAGCCACCTCTGAAATGCTCGGAGTTCGCGCAGGCCATCATCCAGCACTTCGACGACTAA
- the csaB gene encoding polysaccharide pyruvyl transferase CsaB — protein sequence MVRAVLCGYYGLGNAGDEALLATLLQMLPSSVEPLVLSANPTQTQNLHRVAACDRWNPATVLQALQASQVFIWGGGSLMQDVSSAASPVYYGGLMGLARALGLKTIAWAQGVGPLQRSWTRWLTHQALKTCSEISVRDGRSAHLLQSWNLKCTLAPDPVWALDSLPVGDLWQLPAPRVAVALRPHPQLTAKRLESLSKALVDFQKATETCLLLLPFQPEADEPIAQTIQSQLPGPSVILKPNSPAQLKGVFRGVEMTLAMRFHGLIMAAAEGCRCFALSYDPKVSALMTELGLPGWELADLPSDSSEITRVWLEHYANGDPLSSDQIQSQRDRALMHQDVLIRALAT from the coding sequence TTGGTTCGAGCGGTTCTATGCGGCTACTACGGGCTGGGTAACGCAGGCGACGAAGCTCTGCTCGCTACGCTGTTGCAGATGTTGCCCTCGTCTGTAGAACCCCTGGTTCTCTCAGCAAACCCCACCCAAACCCAAAACCTGCACCGTGTAGCAGCCTGCGATCGATGGAATCCGGCTACTGTATTGCAAGCTCTGCAGGCTTCTCAAGTGTTCATCTGGGGCGGTGGCAGCCTCATGCAGGATGTTTCCAGTGCCGCTAGCCCTGTTTACTATGGCGGTTTGATGGGACTCGCCCGTGCTTTAGGGCTCAAGACCATTGCCTGGGCTCAGGGTGTTGGCCCGCTTCAACGCTCTTGGACCCGATGGCTCACTCATCAAGCGCTCAAAACCTGTTCTGAAATTAGTGTCCGTGATGGTCGCTCAGCCCATTTGCTTCAGTCCTGGAACCTGAAATGCACCCTAGCTCCTGATCCAGTTTGGGCTCTAGATTCGCTGCCTGTCGGTGACCTTTGGCAGTTGCCTGCTCCACGCGTAGCGGTTGCCCTGCGTCCGCATCCACAACTTACAGCCAAGCGGTTGGAGAGTCTTAGTAAGGCCTTAGTCGATTTTCAAAAGGCGACCGAAACCTGTCTGCTGTTATTACCCTTTCAGCCCGAAGCTGATGAGCCTATTGCTCAAACGATTCAAAGCCAGCTACCGGGTCCTAGCGTCATTCTCAAACCCAATAGTCCAGCTCAACTAAAGGGTGTGTTTCGAGGCGTTGAAATGACGCTAGCGATGCGTTTTCACGGTCTGATTATGGCAGCAGCCGAGGGATGCCGTTGCTTTGCCCTCAGCTATGACCCCAAAGTAAGTGCTTTGATGACCGAACTCGGCCTGCCAGGCTGGGAGTTAGCCGATTTGCCCTCTGATTCGAGCGAAATCACTCGGGTTTGGCTTGAGCACTATGCGAATGGTGACCCACTCAGCAGCGACCAAATTCAGTCGCAGCGGGACCGAGCTCTAATGCATCAGGATGTTCTGATTCGGGCCCTGGCAACCTAG
- a CDS encoding ABC transporter ATP-binding protein: MSEPILQVRNLRVQFQTDSKLVEAVSDVSFSLNRGETLGIVGESGSGKSVTSLTLMRLVPCPPGRIASGEVLFHPPDERTSRSVNLLKLPESQMRDYRGNRLGMIFQEPMSSLNPVFTCGFQVTEAIRLHQNVSATEARRLAVELFDEVKLPTPEAILDRYPHELSGGQLQRVMIAMAISCNPDILIADEPTTALDVTVQATILDLLRELRDRRGMSILFITHDLGVIAEIADSVAVMYQGKVVEYGSVLDIFSKPQHPYTRGLLTCRPRLDKRLRYLPTVSDFMQESVDATGAVLLSERALDDARSERLNTEVSTAELRERNNQLQSQEPLLKVEDLKVFFPVRGVFGQTQRYVMAVNDVSFEVYRGETLGLVGESGCGKTTLGRALLRLVKPTGGRVLFEGTDVLSLGKSALRQLRRDMQIIFQDPFGSLDPRMSVGDAIMEPLRLHKNDEGVKMGGRACRERAGYLLERVGLSPESMNRFPHEFSGGQRQRICIARALALNPKFIICDESVSALDVSVQAQVLNLLKELQEEFGLTYIFISHDLSVVKFMSDRIIVMNKGKIEEIGPAEEIYQSPQQDYTRALINSIPLGNLEDIRSRQTKRGLLVE, translated from the coding sequence ATGAGTGAACCAATTCTCCAAGTCCGTAACCTGCGCGTGCAGTTCCAGACCGATAGCAAGTTGGTGGAGGCGGTTAGTGATGTCTCCTTCTCACTCAACCGAGGGGAGACCCTGGGGATTGTGGGGGAGTCTGGTTCTGGCAAGTCGGTAACCTCACTAACTTTGATGCGCCTGGTCCCCTGTCCGCCAGGCCGGATCGCTAGCGGTGAGGTATTGTTCCATCCCCCCGACGAGCGGACCAGTCGTTCAGTGAATCTACTGAAGCTGCCAGAAAGCCAGATGCGCGATTACCGAGGCAATCGCTTGGGCATGATTTTTCAGGAGCCCATGTCCTCCCTCAATCCGGTATTTACCTGCGGATTTCAGGTTACGGAGGCAATCCGGCTGCACCAGAACGTCTCAGCGACAGAGGCACGACGGCTAGCGGTGGAGCTGTTCGACGAAGTGAAATTGCCGACGCCAGAAGCTATTCTCGACCGCTACCCGCATGAACTGTCCGGTGGGCAACTGCAGCGGGTCATGATCGCGATGGCAATCTCCTGCAACCCAGATATCCTAATTGCCGATGAGCCAACCACAGCACTAGATGTGACTGTTCAAGCGACGATCTTGGACCTGCTGCGGGAACTGCGCGATCGTCGGGGGATGTCGATTCTGTTCATTACTCACGACTTGGGTGTGATTGCCGAAATCGCTGACTCTGTAGCGGTGATGTATCAGGGCAAGGTGGTTGAGTATGGCAGCGTGTTGGACATCTTCTCTAAGCCCCAACATCCCTACACGCGGGGCTTGCTCACCTGCCGTCCGCGGCTGGATAAACGCTTGAGGTATTTGCCAACGGTATCGGATTTCATGCAGGAAAGTGTCGATGCCACGGGCGCAGTTCTGCTCAGCGAACGGGCTCTGGATGATGCTAGATCTGAACGTCTCAACACTGAAGTCAGCACCGCTGAGCTGCGTGAGCGCAACAACCAACTTCAATCTCAAGAGCCTCTACTCAAGGTCGAAGATCTCAAGGTATTCTTTCCCGTGCGCGGCGTTTTTGGCCAAACCCAGCGCTACGTTATGGCAGTGAACGACGTCTCGTTTGAGGTTTATCGAGGCGAAACCTTGGGCCTGGTAGGTGAGTCGGGCTGTGGCAAGACGACGCTGGGACGAGCTTTGCTACGTCTAGTGAAACCAACGGGCGGGCGAGTCTTGTTTGAAGGCACGGATGTGCTCAGTTTGGGTAAATCGGCGTTGCGTCAGCTGCGTCGAGATATGCAGATTATCTTCCAGGATCCCTTTGGTTCACTCGATCCGCGCATGAGCGTTGGCGATGCAATCATGGAGCCTTTGCGCCTGCACAAAAACGACGAGGGCGTGAAGATGGGTGGCCGAGCCTGTCGGGAGCGGGCTGGTTATCTGCTAGAACGAGTTGGCCTCAGCCCAGAATCCATGAATCGCTTTCCCCACGAGTTCTCGGGTGGTCAGCGGCAGCGGATTTGCATTGCTCGGGCTTTGGCTCTCAACCCTAAGTTCATCATCTGTGATGAGTCTGTATCAGCCTTAGATGTCTCTGTACAGGCTCAAGTTCTCAACCTGCTCAAGGAACTACAAGAAGAGTTCGGTTTGACTTACATCTTCATTTCCCATGACCTCAGTGTGGTCAAGTTCATGAGCGACCGCATCATCGTGATGAACAAGGGCAAAATCGAAGAGATCGGTCCTGCTGAAGAGATTTATCAATCGCCGCAACAGGACTACACCCGAGCGCTGATCAATTCAATTCCTTTGGGCAACTTGGAAGACATTCGCTCTCGCCAAACTAAACGGGGTCTGCTAGTTGAGTAG
- a CDS encoding CRR6 family NdhI maturation factor encodes MTTTIYLNPTCLENLDLSPAQIVIEKLVQEPLANEQQLHFDISYPRESNDPRELSEIPEVRLWFIRLDAYYPWLPYFLDWKSGELARYVAMLVPHQFSSREGIQFNPEALEIFVMSKIFVLMTWLSDRSIEPENKLRSMAQVLGYDIDLAFFQLLSAEGN; translated from the coding sequence ATGACTACCACCATTTATCTCAATCCAACCTGCCTAGAAAATCTAGATCTCTCACCGGCTCAAATTGTGATTGAGAAACTAGTGCAGGAGCCCCTAGCGAACGAACAGCAATTGCACTTCGATATCAGCTATCCACGGGAGAGCAATGACCCACGCGAGCTCTCGGAAATTCCCGAGGTTCGTCTGTGGTTTATTCGCCTGGATGCATACTACCCCTGGCTACCCTATTTCTTGGATTGGAAATCTGGGGAGCTGGCTCGTTACGTTGCGATGTTAGTCCCGCACCAATTCAGTAGCAGAGAGGGTATTCAATTCAACCCTGAAGCTCTAGAGATCTTCGTGATGAGCAAGATTTTTGTTCTCATGACTTGGCTAAGCGATCGCAGCATTGAGCCAGAAAATAAATTACGGTCTATGGCTCAAGTTTTGGGCTACGACATCGATCTTGCCTTTTTCCAGCTTCTTAGCGCAGAGGGAAATTGA
- a CDS encoding pitrilysin family protein codes for MSLLGNLRRYGLPGLFFGLCLSAVFYFGGPNHSAQLAASAAPSPIAVAATPGAPPNAQSLSTTENVRKTVLANGLTVLTKEIHTSPVVSVQVWYRVGSRNETAGLSGISHQLEHLLFKGTTQRPIQFGRLFSALGSASNAFTSYDETAYFGTVERDKLDALLTLEADRMENSLINPESLTSEKRVVISELQGYENSPNYRLNRAVMRAAFPQRAYGLPVGGTKADVEKFTVEQVRQYYRTYYSPSNATLVITGDFQTEPVLAAVQKAFGKVPKLGTTAQAPAAQAASPSSQAAKAPLVLREPGSAALLKAVYPLPNVNHPDVAALNVLDYVLTGGRSSRLYQALVESGLASDVSGYAATLIESGWYELNATAAPGQNLSKIDQVLQQTLTALRDRTVTEEELKRAKTQLQAAITLQSRDITSQAFQLGDDQTSAGDYRYRDHFLAAVEQVRAADVQRVARTYFSPQSRTIGFFEPTQVDGRVGTAATGSTQTAEQFNLGPPVDPSEVAKYLPPSDSTDTRTPQALPETVSLPNGLRVLLLPDRSTPTVTLSGYVQAGSEFDTTAKAGLASLTAENLMNGAQGKDALTLAKTLEDRGASLGFSANREGVIISSNALAADLTTVTQTLASVLQQATFPAQELELSRQRALTALKVELDNPARLGRRAFQQAVYPNNHPFYAFPSEASLKGIDRSDLVNFYRAHYRPDTTVLTLLGDFEPSQARALLEREFGSWQASGKPPALEFPPVPLPKAVVRLNPVLPGKAQSITYLGYSAIDRKDPRFYAALVLNEILGGNTLASRLGTEIRDRQGLTYGIYSYFQAGINAGPFLIQMQTAPEDAQRAVDSTLRLLKQLRDQGVTSNELAAAKRSITNSYPVGLADPDSVANTILMNAVYGLGREEIRQFPSQIEAVTLQQVNQTAKELLSPDNLVVVTAGPAVSGTGASAPRS; via the coding sequence ATGTCTCTTTTAGGTAACCTACGTCGCTATGGCCTTCCAGGTCTATTTTTCGGCCTCTGTTTGAGTGCTGTATTTTACTTTGGTGGCCCTAATCATTCTGCTCAGTTAGCTGCGTCTGCAGCGCCCTCACCAATCGCTGTAGCAGCGACTCCAGGTGCACCCCCGAATGCACAATCACTGTCAACTACAGAGAACGTACGTAAGACAGTTTTGGCTAATGGCCTAACTGTTCTGACCAAGGAAATTCATACCTCACCTGTAGTTAGCGTGCAGGTTTGGTATCGCGTTGGTTCTCGTAACGAAACCGCTGGACTGAGCGGCATTTCTCACCAACTTGAGCATTTGCTATTCAAAGGAACAACCCAACGTCCTATCCAATTTGGACGTCTATTTAGTGCTCTAGGCAGCGCCTCTAATGCTTTCACCAGCTATGACGAGACAGCTTATTTTGGCACCGTCGAACGAGACAAACTCGATGCGTTGCTCACGCTAGAAGCTGACCGGATGGAAAACTCGCTGATCAATCCTGAGTCATTGACCAGCGAGAAGCGAGTGGTAATTTCAGAGCTACAGGGTTACGAGAATAGCCCTAACTACCGACTTAACCGTGCGGTGATGCGAGCTGCTTTTCCCCAACGAGCTTATGGCCTCCCGGTCGGTGGCACTAAAGCGGATGTTGAGAAATTTACAGTAGAGCAAGTTCGCCAGTATTACCGCACCTACTACAGTCCCAGTAATGCCACCTTGGTGATTACGGGTGATTTTCAAACCGAGCCAGTTCTAGCCGCAGTGCAGAAGGCTTTTGGTAAAGTCCCTAAGCTTGGCACTACAGCACAAGCGCCAGCAGCCCAGGCTGCTTCTCCATCCAGCCAAGCAGCTAAGGCCCCATTGGTCCTGCGGGAACCGGGCAGTGCTGCCCTGTTGAAGGCAGTCTACCCGCTGCCCAACGTCAACCACCCCGACGTGGCAGCTCTAAACGTACTGGATTACGTCCTCACCGGTGGGCGCAGTTCCCGTCTCTATCAAGCTTTGGTTGAATCAGGCTTAGCCAGTGATGTCAGTGGTTATGCCGCAACCTTAATTGAATCCGGTTGGTACGAGCTGAATGCCACTGCTGCCCCTGGTCAAAATCTCAGCAAAATCGACCAGGTGCTCCAGCAAACCCTGACGGCGCTACGCGATCGGACAGTGACTGAGGAGGAGTTGAAGCGCGCTAAGACTCAACTGCAAGCAGCCATCACCCTGCAAAGCCGTGACATCACCAGTCAGGCGTTTCAGCTGGGCGATGACCAGACCAGTGCAGGCGACTACCGCTATCGAGACCACTTTCTAGCCGCAGTCGAGCAAGTCCGTGCTGCCGATGTCCAGCGAGTCGCCCGCACCTACTTCAGCCCTCAGAGCCGCACTATTGGCTTCTTCGAACCCACGCAAGTGGACGGGCGTGTTGGGACGGCAGCAACAGGCTCAACCCAAACAGCCGAACAATTCAACTTGGGGCCCCCTGTTGATCCCAGCGAAGTCGCCAAATATCTGCCACCCAGCGACTCAACGGATACGCGCACGCCCCAAGCTCTGCCTGAAACTGTTAGCCTGCCCAATGGTCTGCGCGTACTGCTGCTACCCGACCGCAGTACACCGACGGTCACTTTGAGTGGCTATGTTCAGGCTGGGAGTGAGTTCGACACGACTGCCAAAGCTGGGCTCGCCAGCCTAACTGCTGAGAACCTGATGAATGGTGCCCAAGGCAAAGATGCGCTGACTCTCGCGAAGACCCTAGAGGACCGGGGGGCCAGCTTAGGTTTCAGTGCAAATCGGGAGGGAGTCATAATCAGCAGTAATGCTTTAGCTGCCGATCTGACCACTGTGACCCAAACCTTAGCGTCTGTATTACAACAAGCTACTTTTCCGGCTCAAGAATTGGAACTGAGCCGCCAACGGGCATTAACGGCGCTGAAAGTTGAATTAGATAACCCTGCTCGTTTGGGCCGTCGTGCTTTCCAACAGGCCGTCTATCCAAACAACCACCCGTTCTATGCCTTCCCTAGTGAGGCGAGCCTTAAAGGGATTGACCGGTCAGACTTAGTAAATTTCTACCGGGCACACTACCGCCCTGATACCACGGTGCTTACTCTGCTGGGGGACTTTGAGCCTAGCCAAGCCCGTGCCCTGCTTGAGCGCGAGTTCGGCTCCTGGCAGGCGAGTGGTAAGCCTCCGGCACTGGAGTTTCCCCCTGTACCATTGCCCAAAGCGGTGGTTCGGCTCAATCCAGTCCTGCCGGGTAAGGCGCAGTCGATCACCTATCTCGGCTACAGCGCCATCGACCGCAAAGACCCTCGCTTCTATGCAGCCCTAGTGCTCAACGAGATTCTGGGGGGCAATACCTTGGCGAGCCGCTTAGGAACCGAAATTCGCGACCGTCAGGGCCTGACCTACGGCATCTACAGCTATTTTCAGGCTGGAATTAATGCTGGTCCCTTCCTGATTCAGATGCAGACTGCCCCTGAAGACGCACAACGGGCTGTTGACAGCACCCTCAGGCTACTGAAGCAACTGCGTGACCAGGGTGTCACCTCCAATGAACTGGCAGCGGCTAAACGGTCAATCACCAACAGCTATCCGGTTGGCTTAGCAGACCCTGATAGCGTGGCAAATACGATTTTGATGAACGCAGTCTACGGCTTAGGGCGGGAAGAAATTCGCCAATTCCCTAGCCAAATCGAAGCCGTAACTCTACAGCAGGTGAACCAGACTGCCAAAGAGTTGCTGAGCCCCGACAACCTAGTGGTTGTCACTGCAGGTCCAGCTGTTAGCGGCACGGGTGCCTCAGCGCCTCGTTCCTAG
- the psaM gene encoding photosystem I reaction center subunit XII, whose amino-acid sequence MILATALSDTQVYTALVVALFPGILAYMLSTNLYK is encoded by the coding sequence ATGATACTGGCTACAGCCTTATCTGATACTCAGGTCTACACTGCTCTGGTGGTAGCTCTGTTCCCAGGTATTCTGGCATACATGCTGTCTACCAATTTGTATAAGTAG
- a CDS encoding response regulator transcription factor produces the protein MKRILVVDDDTTLLTALTRYLEKRGYLVTSVGSGSQALAAFEQEPPDLVVSDVMMPEMDGFEFCHRLRTLRSGQLVPFIFLSARGEVEDRVQGHATGADDYLIKPFEPRELVAKIEAQLERARRTHAEILRLMQQGMPQETGNASAPVPEQLPLTNAEVKVFWEVIQGFTNKQIGERLYISPRTVQTHLSSILSKLNLENRSQLVRFAFEHGYQPAVGDNLSESSPV, from the coding sequence ATGAAAAGGATCCTTGTCGTTGATGATGACACTACTCTGCTAACGGCTTTAACCCGTTATCTAGAGAAGCGCGGCTACTTGGTCACGTCGGTCGGCTCTGGATCGCAGGCCTTAGCTGCTTTTGAGCAGGAACCTCCTGACCTGGTAGTTTCTGACGTGATGATGCCTGAGATGGATGGCTTCGAGTTCTGCCATCGACTGCGCACCCTACGCTCTGGCCAACTCGTGCCTTTTATTTTCTTATCGGCTCGGGGAGAAGTTGAAGACCGAGTGCAAGGTCATGCCACAGGCGCTGATGACTATCTAATCAAGCCCTTTGAGCCTCGAGAACTCGTTGCTAAGATTGAGGCTCAGCTCGAGCGGGCCCGTCGTACCCACGCCGAGATTTTGCGCCTGATGCAGCAGGGCATGCCTCAAGAAACAGGCAACGCCTCAGCTCCAGTTCCTGAACAGCTACCGCTGACCAATGCCGAGGTCAAAGTGTTTTGGGAAGTGATCCAAGGCTTCACCAACAAGCAGATTGGTGAGCGTTTATACATCAGCCCTCGCACGGTTCAGACCCATCTCAGCAGCATCTTGAGCAAGCTCAACCTGGAGAATCGCTCCCAGCTAGTCCGATTTGCTTTTGAGCATGGTTATCAGCCTGCGGTTGGCGATAACCTTTCCGAAAGCTCCCCGGTTTAG
- a CDS encoding DUF2808 domain-containing protein, whose translation MLQRSLTALLASSCLLTGLPAASLAQANPGFVLFGPQGVREHALNYRLDFDGQPGGIDRYRLRIRRSDLANAQLQDLAVAQIQISYPNTYSGDFDPRRIELRVGGKSVPLESASWQPDNNLIEVIPQDPIPSGRDMEVVLSNVRNPRSGGIFYFNCRVITPGGSPLFRHVGTWVISTQ comes from the coding sequence ATGCTGCAACGTTCCCTGACTGCTCTGCTGGCTTCAAGTTGTTTGTTAACCGGTTTACCTGCTGCAAGTTTGGCGCAGGCGAACCCTGGGTTTGTTCTCTTTGGCCCTCAAGGCGTCCGTGAACACGCCCTGAACTATCGCCTAGATTTTGACGGACAGCCTGGAGGCATTGATCGCTATCGTCTCCGCATCCGTCGCTCAGATCTAGCCAATGCTCAACTGCAAGACCTGGCAGTTGCTCAAATTCAAATCAGCTATCCCAATACTTACTCTGGCGACTTCGATCCGCGACGGATTGAGCTGCGGGTCGGTGGTAAGAGCGTTCCTCTAGAATCTGCCTCCTGGCAACCCGATAACAACTTGATCGAGGTCATCCCTCAAGATCCGATTCCCTCTGGCAGGGACATGGAAGTGGTGCTATCGAATGTTCGGAACCCACGCTCCGGCGGCATCTTCTACTTCAACTGCCGAGTGATTACCCCTGGAGGCTCTCCACTGTTCCGTCATGTGGGCACTTGGGTGATCAGCACACAGTGA
- a CDS encoding acylphosphatase: MGDSSWQTSIARRIWVSGQVQGVGFRAYTQQRARELGLVGWVRNRADGRVEIQCCGPADQVEALIEWCQQGVPTAVVAGVETSEDIAGNDFPDPFEIRPTAS, translated from the coding sequence GTGGGAGATTCGAGCTGGCAAACTTCGATTGCCCGTCGGATCTGGGTGTCCGGGCAGGTACAGGGGGTTGGCTTCCGAGCTTACACTCAGCAGCGGGCTAGAGAGCTAGGCCTAGTCGGTTGGGTGCGCAATCGAGCTGACGGACGAGTAGAGATTCAGTGTTGCGGCCCTGCTGATCAAGTGGAAGCATTGATCGAGTGGTGCCAGCAAGGAGTACCAACTGCTGTTGTGGCCGGGGTGGAAACCAGTGAGGACATTGCTGGCAATGACTTTCCAGACCCCTTTGAGATTCGGCCTACTGCATCCTGA